One window of Deltaproteobacteria bacterium GWA2_45_12 genomic DNA carries:
- a CDS encoding phosphate ABC transporter, permease protein PstA gives MSDIKKIIAKHKRWDFIFSIVGLVSMFGALLVLAVLVGDLFLDGLPRFSKDFFISYPSRFPEKAGILSAWVGTIAIMTVTACAAIPLGIAAGIYLEEYAPKNWFTDIIEINVSNLAGVPSIVYGLMALGLFVYELDLGRNILTGGLTLALLILPMIIIATREAIRAIPQAMREASYAMGATKWQTTRHHVLPYASPSILTGIIIALSRAIGETAPLITIGALTFIAFLPQSPISTDFPFISFEWIKEGFTVMPVQMFNWISRPQEAFHFNAAAAGIVLMSLTLLMNAVAIVIRYRVRKRIKW, from the coding sequence ATGTCCGACATCAAAAAAATCATTGCCAAGCATAAACGATGGGATTTTATTTTTTCCATTGTGGGGCTTGTTTCCATGTTTGGGGCGCTGTTGGTGTTGGCTGTGCTTGTGGGAGATTTGTTTTTGGACGGACTTCCCCGGTTTTCCAAGGATTTTTTTATTTCATACCCTTCCCGTTTTCCTGAAAAAGCCGGTATTTTATCGGCCTGGGTGGGGACTATTGCCATCATGACAGTCACGGCCTGTGCAGCCATCCCGCTTGGTATTGCCGCAGGAATTTATCTGGAAGAATATGCCCCAAAAAACTGGTTTACCGACATTATTGAAATCAATGTTTCCAATTTGGCCGGTGTTCCTTCCATTGTTTATGGCTTGATGGCTTTGGGATTGTTTGTTTATGAACTTGATCTGGGGCGCAATATTCTTACAGGGGGCTTAACCTTGGCTCTTCTTATTTTGCCCATGATCATCATTGCCACGCGCGAGGCCATTCGGGCCATTCCCCAAGCCATGCGCGAAGCTTCCTATGCCATGGGGGCGACCAAGTGGCAAACAACGCGGCACCATGTTCTTCCCTATGCTTCCCCCAGTATTCTTACCGGAATTATTATTGCTTTGTCTCGGGCCATTGGAGAAACAGCCCCTTTAATTACGATTGGGGCTTTGACCTTTATTGCCTTTTTACCCCAATCACCCATCTCGACTGATTTTCCTTTTATTTCATTTGAATGGATTAAAGAGGGTTTTACAGTGATGCCTGTGCAAATGTTTAACTGGATTTCAAGACCCCAGGAAGCTTTTCATTTCAATGCGGCTGCCGCAGGGATTGTTTTGATGAGCTTGACACTTTTAATGAATGCCGTGGCGATTGTTATTCGTTATCGCGTTCGCAAACGCATTAAATGGTAG
- a CDS encoding phosphate ABC transporter permease subunit PstC, translating into MSKRFFRQSKEKLIEAILLLAASSSIFITMGIVGILVYESVQFFREVSFFDFITDTQWTPLFENPHYGILPLLSGTLTTTFVALCVAIPLGTIAAIFLSEYASHRLREIVKPLLELLSAVPTVVYGYFALLFVTPLLQKIFPDLPGFNMLSAGLVIGIMIIPYVSSVSEDAIHSVPMYLREGSYAMGATKMQTALKVVMPSAISGIAAAYILGISRAVGETMVVAIAAGMQPNFTFNPTQPAETITAYIVQVSLGDLPHGGLGYRTIFAAGLSLLSMTLVFNIIGHWLRKKYREVY; encoded by the coding sequence ATGTCCAAGCGTTTTTTTCGTCAATCCAAGGAAAAATTGATTGAAGCCATTCTCCTCTTGGCCGCTTCTTCTTCCATTTTTATTACCATGGGGATTGTGGGGATTTTAGTTTATGAATCGGTGCAATTTTTTCGTGAAGTCTCTTTTTTTGATTTCATTACCGATACCCAATGGACCCCACTTTTTGAGAATCCCCATTACGGCATTTTGCCCTTGTTAAGCGGTACGCTGACGACAACTTTTGTGGCCCTTTGTGTGGCCATCCCTTTGGGAACCATTGCGGCCATTTTTTTAAGTGAATATGCCTCCCATCGTTTAAGGGAAATAGTAAAACCCCTTTTGGAATTATTGAGTGCCGTGCCCACGGTGGTGTATGGATATTTTGCATTGTTGTTTGTAACGCCACTACTCCAGAAAATTTTTCCTGATCTTCCGGGTTTTAATATGCTCAGTGCCGGGCTTGTTATTGGGATCATGATTATCCCCTATGTAAGTTCAGTCAGTGAAGACGCCATCCATTCAGTGCCCATGTATTTGCGGGAAGGTTCCTATGCCATGGGGGCGACCAAAATGCAGACAGCTTTAAAGGTGGTGATGCCGTCGGCTATTTCAGGGATTGCTGCAGCGTATATTTTGGGAATTTCACGGGCCGTGGGTGAAACCATGGTGGTGGCCATTGCTGCAGGGATGCAGCCCAATTTTACGTTTAATCCCACCCAGCCTGCTGAAACAATTACGGCTTATATTGTGCAGGTAAGCCTGGGGGATTTACCCCATGGGGGGCTTGGTTATCGAACCATTTTTGCAGCGGGGCTTTCACTTTTAAGCATGACCCTGGTGTTTAATATTATTGGGCATTGGCTTAGAAAAAAATATCGAGAGGTATATTGA
- a CDS encoding phosphate ABC transporter ATP-binding protein — translation MTDPLEGLEIKAAVKDLNFYYGQVQALKNINFSIPKNRVTALIGPSGCGKTTYLRCFNRMHDLYPGNRYEGSITLFPDDFNIIGKGVDPIEVRMRIGMVFQKPNPFPKSVYENVAYGLKIRGETNKSFIDDKVENALKGAALWDEVKDRLHQAANNFSGGQQQRLCIARALATDPEILLFDEPTSALDPIATSRVEELVESLKERVTILIVTHNMQQAARISDFTAFMYLGEVIEFDTADVIFTNPSKKKTEDYITGRYG, via the coding sequence ATGACAGATCCTTTGGAAGGTTTGGAAATAAAAGCCGCCGTTAAAGACCTTAATTTTTATTATGGCCAGGTTCAGGCTTTAAAAAACATCAATTTTTCCATTCCAAAAAACAGGGTAACAGCCCTTATTGGGCCTTCCGGGTGCGGTAAGACCACCTATCTTCGTTGTTTTAACCGGATGCACGACCTTTATCCGGGAAACCGGTACGAAGGTTCCATCACTCTTTTCCCGGATGATTTTAATATTATTGGAAAAGGGGTTGATCCCATTGAGGTGCGCATGCGCATCGGGATGGTTTTTCAAAAACCCAATCCCTTTCCAAAATCAGTTTATGAAAATGTGGCCTATGGCCTTAAAATAAGGGGGGAAACAAACAAATCATTTATAGATGACAAGGTTGAAAATGCCCTGAAAGGGGCGGCCCTTTGGGATGAAGTCAAAGACCGCCTGCATCAGGCAGCCAATAATTTTTCCGGCGGGCAGCAACAGAGGTTGTGCATTGCCAGGGCCTTGGCCACCGATCCAGAAATTCTTCTTTTTGATGAACCCACCTCGGCTTTGGACCCCATTGCCACATCCCGTGTGGAAGAATTGGTTGAAAGCTTAAAAGAAAGAGTCACCATCCTCATTGTCACCCACAACATGCAGCAAGCCGCCCGTATTTCTGATTTTACGGCCTTCATGTATTTGGGGGAAGTTATTGAGTTTGATACTGCGGATGTCATTTTTACAAATCCTTCAAAGAAAAAGACAGAAGACTATATTACGGGCAGGTATGGATGA
- a CDS encoding phosphate transport system regulatory protein PhoU codes for MTIHLEKDLEHLKKEILAMGAVVEQMLNKAISSFVRRRADQAEEVLGEDDVIDRKENEIEEECLRMLALQQPVASDLRFIITVMKVNNDLERMADVAASIASRAKYLATHDPIKLPVDFTKMVEKVQGMVHQSLDALVNMDVVTARKILQQDDDVDQMNRSMYASLEELMIKDSQIIKRAMNALSVSRNLERIADLATNIAEDIIFMVEGHIVRHRYE; via the coding sequence ATGACCATTCATTTAGAAAAAGACCTGGAACACCTGAAAAAAGAAATTCTCGCCATGGGTGCTGTTGTTGAACAAATGCTTAACAAGGCCATTAGTTCCTTTGTGCGCCGGCGTGCCGATCAGGCTGAAGAAGTATTGGGGGAAGATGATGTCATTGACCGCAAGGAAAATGAGATTGAAGAAGAATGTTTACGCATGCTGGCCCTTCAGCAGCCGGTGGCTTCTGATTTGCGCTTTATTATTACCGTGATGAAAGTGAATAACGACCTGGAACGCATGGCCGATGTGGCGGCTAGCATTGCCAGCCGCGCCAAGTATTTGGCCACGCACGACCCTATTAAACTGCCCGTTGATTTCACCAAAATGGTGGAAAAGGTTCAAGGCATGGTGCACCAGTCTTTGGATGCCTTGGTGAATATGGATGTGGTAACCGCCCGCAAAATTTTACAGCAAGATGATGATGTCGATCAGATGAACCGCTCAATGTATGCCTCTTTGGAGGAATTGATGATCAAAGATTCACAAATTATCAAACGAGCCATGAATGCCCTTTCGGTTTCCCGCAATCTGGAACGTATTGCCGATCTCGCCACCAATATTGCCGAAGACATCATTTTCATGGTGGAAGGCCATATTGTCAGGCACCGCTACGAATAA
- a CDS encoding DNA-binding response regulator: protein MKVVIIEDEPDIAELVRYNLQKEGYKPVIAKDGFSGLKLVKNESPDIVLLDVMLPGMDGIEVCRKLKSDAVTRSIPVIMMTAKGEESDVVLGLGVGADDYVKKPFSPKELLARVKAVLRRINSLQDEDAKDRIELKDLVIDLPRHEVKVGGTPIVLTATEFRLIHFLASHPGRVFSREQLLNRVIGEDAVVVDRNIDVHIRVIRKKLGKKRDLIETIRGVGYKFGDE, encoded by the coding sequence ATCAAAGTGGTCATTATTGAAGATGAACCTGATATTGCGGAGCTTGTCCGGTATAATCTGCAAAAAGAAGGTTACAAACCTGTTATTGCTAAAGATGGGTTTTCCGGGCTGAAGCTGGTTAAAAATGAATCGCCCGATATTGTCCTTTTAGATGTGATGCTTCCCGGCATGGATGGAATTGAAGTGTGCCGAAAGTTGAAGTCGGATGCGGTAACGCGGTCGATTCCCGTGATCATGATGACGGCCAAGGGAGAGGAAAGCGATGTGGTTTTGGGCCTGGGTGTTGGGGCCGATGATTATGTGAAAAAACCCTTTAGCCCCAAAGAGCTTTTGGCTCGTGTAAAAGCCGTTTTAAGACGCATTAATAGTTTGCAGGATGAAGATGCCAAAGATCGTATTGAACTTAAAGACCTTGTCATTGACCTGCCCCGCCATGAAGTAAAGGTGGGCGGAACCCCCATCGTTCTTACGGCCACTGAATTTCGTCTCATTCATTTTTTAGCTTCCCATCCAGGGCGCGTTTTTAGCCGTGAACAACTTCTTAATCGCGTCATTGGCGAAGATGCCGTTGTGGTTGACAGGAACATCGATGTGCATATTCGGGTCATTCGCAAGAAGCTGGGGAAAAAGAGGGATCTTATTGAAACGATCCGTGGAGTGGGTTACAAGTTTGGCGATGAGTAA
- a CDS encoding protein sphX, translating to MKTKLILASLFVTLIALKSYAGVTGLVTVDGSSTVFPITEAVAEEFQIANRGAKVTVGISGTGGGFKKFCRGEIDISDASRPIKAEEMQICKDAGIQYVELPVAYDALTIVVNPKNPLSSIKVEELKKMWQPEAQGVVTKWNQINPSWPNQNLKLYGAGSDSGTFEYFTEATVGKAKSSRGDYTASEDDNVVVQGVATDVNGLGYFGYAYYAENQGKLKALAIDNGKGPVAPSKETVENGTYTPLSRPIFIYVNKKSLEKPQVKAFAQFYLAQAASLVAQVKYVPLPAGTYQLVAERLNKQVLGTSFADVHAGSGLKVEQVLAKSPKL from the coding sequence ATGAAAACAAAATTGATTCTTGCAAGTTTGTTTGTAACTTTGATCGCGCTTAAATCATATGCCGGTGTAACGGGGTTGGTGACTGTAGATGGCTCGAGCACCGTGTTTCCCATAACCGAAGCAGTTGCTGAAGAATTTCAAATTGCCAATCGTGGGGCAAAAGTCACTGTGGGTATTTCTGGTACTGGAGGAGGTTTTAAGAAGTTCTGTCGTGGAGAAATTGATATTTCAGATGCTTCCCGACCCATTAAGGCCGAAGAAATGCAAATCTGCAAGGATGCCGGGATTCAATATGTTGAGCTTCCAGTCGCCTATGATGCCCTCACCATTGTTGTGAATCCAAAAAATCCCCTTTCCTCCATCAAGGTGGAAGAGTTGAAAAAAATGTGGCAGCCCGAAGCTCAAGGGGTTGTGACCAAATGGAATCAGATAAATCCTTCCTGGCCTAATCAAAACTTAAAACTTTATGGGGCAGGATCGGATTCAGGGACGTTTGAATATTTTACCGAAGCCACCGTGGGAAAAGCCAAATCTAGCCGTGGGGATTATACGGCCAGCGAAGATGACAATGTCGTGGTGCAAGGAGTCGCCACGGATGTGAACGGCCTTGGGTATTTTGGTTATGCTTATTATGCCGAAAACCAGGGGAAGCTCAAAGCCCTGGCCATTGATAACGGCAAAGGCCCTGTGGCTCCTTCCAAGGAAACTGTTGAAAACGGGACTTATACTCCTCTCTCCCGCCCCATATTCATCTATGTCAACAAGAAATCCCTTGAGAAGCCCCAAGTGAAGGCTTTTGCGCAATTTTATCTGGCGCAGGCAGCAAGTCTTGTTGCCCAGGTGAAATATGTTCCCCTTCCCGCAGGGACTTATCAGCTTGTGGCTGAAAGATTGAACAAGCAGGTGTTGGGAACTTCCTTTGCTGATGTTCATGCCGGAAGCGGTTTGAAAGTGGAGCAGGTTTTGGCCAAATCTCCAAAATTATAA